From the genome of Miscanthus floridulus cultivar M001 chromosome 10, ASM1932011v1, whole genome shotgun sequence, one region includes:
- the LOC136484976 gene encoding uncharacterized protein → MASCSSSPRPPIPLLLLLLFLLHFSSVLAASAPPASSQQAGTGGGGGGNVTEPGAWTPRLRKTFLDGGGVEHWRGRRLVGRFQVCAVCTCCGGPHGMCIPAPCCYAINCNIPNRPFGVCSFTPRTCNCFNCHL, encoded by the exons ATGGCTTCCTGTTCCTCATCGCCACGGCCACccatccctctcctcctcctgctcctcttcctcctccacttCTCCTCCGTCCTCGCCGCATCAGCTCCTCCAGCCTCATCACAACAG GCTggtaccggcggcggcggcggcggcaatgtGACGGAGCCGGGGGCGTGGACGCCGCGGCTGAGGAAGACGTTCTtggacggcggcggcgtcgaGCACTGGCGCGGGCGGCGGCTGGTGGGGCGGTTCCAGGTGTGCGCGGTGTGCACCTGCTGCGGGGGCCCGCACGGGATGTGCATCCCGGCGCCCTGCTGCTACGCCATCAACTGCAACATCCCCAACCGCCCCTTCGGCGTCTGCTCATTCACCCCGCGCACCTGCAACTGCTTCAACTGCCACCTCTAG